The genome window TTTCCCCTTCCCTCCTTGTCTGCCGCCATTTATTCTCCCTTTCGCTTCGAAATCAATTTTGAGACAGGTTCTAGGCCCCCTCTTAGGAAGACGGGGGGCGCCTATTCCCCCTCCTCCTCTCCCGCCAGGGCCTTTTTCAGGGCCGCGGCGGCCCTGCGGTTCATGCCGGGCACCCGGGCCAGCTCCTCCAGGGAGGCCTTCCGCATTGCCTCCATGTTTCCGAAATGCTTGAGGAGCTCGAGCCTCCGCTTCTTGCCAATGCCGGGGACCGTCTCCAGCGGAGAGGCCAGGGCGCGCCTGCCCCGGAGCTTCTTATGGAAGCTTATGGCGAAGCGGTGGACCTCGTCCCGGATTTTCACGAGCAGGAGGGACGAGGGGCTCCTGTCCTCCAGGTCCAGGGGCGGGCCGGGGGACGAGGGGAAGGCCCTGTCGGGCTTCTTGGCCACCGCAACCAGCACGGGGAGGGCCGGAAGGACCTCGGCCGCCCGGGAGGCCGCCTCCAGGTGCGCACGCCCGCCGTCTATCACCACCAGGTCGGGCGGGGGCTCCATGTCGTCCAGCACCCGCCTTACCGTCTCCTCAATCATGGCGTAGTCGTCCACCCCCTGGACCCCGTGAATCCTGAGATGCCTGTACCGGTCTTTCCAAAAGGAGCCGTCCTCCCAGTAGACGAAGGCCCCCACGGCCTCGGTGCCCGAGAGGTTGGAGACGTCGAAGGCCCCGATGGAGCGCGGCGGGGCGGAGAGCCCCAGGCGGCGGGCAAGCTCCTGAAGGGTGCTCTCCGGCCCCCTCCTGCTCCGCGCCGCGTGCCGGGCGTTCTTCTCCGCCAGGCGCAGGAGGGCCCGCTTCTTGCCCCGCCTGGGGACGCTCAGGGCGACCTTCCCTCCCCGCCGCTCCTTGAGCCAGGCCGACAGGGCCTCCGTGTCCTCGGGCAGCTCGGCCAGGACAAGCTCTGCGGGCGGCAGGACCTCCTTGGCCGCGTAGAAGTTCAGAAGAAAGTTGTGCAGAAGCTCCCCGCCGGCCATGCCGGCCACGTCCTTGAGCAGAAAGTCCTTGGCCCCCACCATGATGCCGTTTCGCACGAAGAAGACCTGCACCTGGGCGCCGTCCCCCTCGCGGACATACCCCACCACGTCCAGGTCCCCCAGCTCCGGTGATATGACCTTCTGGGTCTCCCATGCCCGCCTCAAGGCGTGCACCCGGTCCCTCAAACGGGCGGCCTCCTCGAAGCGAAGCTCCCCGGAGAGCTGCCGCATCCGTGCCTCCAGGGCCTCCAGAAGCTCCCGGTTTCTCCCCTTGAGGAAGAGTATCACCTCGTCCACCAGCTTCCGGTAGTCCTCGTGAGAAATCTTCCCCGCGCAGGGGGCCGGGCACTTGCCCATCTGGTGCTGGATGCAGGGGCGCATGGGCTTCTCCAGCCTGTAGCGGCAGGGACGGACGCCGAAGTTCCGCCTGATGACGCCCAGGGCCTCCCACATGCCCCCGGCGGGCACGTAGGGGCCGAAGTACAGGGCTCCGTCGCGGCTTACCCTGCGGACGACCTCCAGGCGGGGCCATTCCTCGTTAACGGTGATTTTGATGTAGGGATAGTTCTTGTCGTCCCGAAGGATGACGTTGAAGCGGGGCCTCATCTGCTTGATGAGGTTGGCCTCCAGGGCCAGGGCCTCCAGCTCCCCGTCGGTGACAAGCCAGGAGATGTCCTGCACCTGGCCCATCATGGCTCTCTTGCGATTGTCCAGGTCGGCGGACTTCTGGAAATAGGACTTCAGGCGCGCCCTGAGGTCCTTGGCCTTCCCCACGTAGAGGACCTTCTCCCGCGGCCCCTTCATGATGTAGACCCCGGGCTTCCGGGGCACGGTGGGGAGCTTCCGGCGGGGGTCGAGGCGAGTCTGTTCTTTTGGCGCCGTCCGGGGCATGTTTTTATTATAATGCCCCGTCCCGGCGGCGGGAAAGCGGTACGTGCCTACTCCTTGAGCCTCTCGACCGAGGCCCCCAGCCTCCGGAGCTTCTCCTCGATGCGCTCGTACCCCCTGTCCAGATGGTAGATGCGGTGGATGGTGGTGGCGCCCTCGGCGGCAAGGGCCGCCACCACCAGGGACGCACTGGCCCTGAGGTCGGTGGCCATGACGTCCGCCCCCCTCAGGGCCCTTACCCCCCGGACGGTGGCCGCGCCGGCCTCCTCGATTATGTCCGCCCCGAGGCGCCTGAGCTCCGCCACGTGCATGAAGCGGTTCTCGAAAATCCTCTCGTGGATGACGCTGGTGCCCTGGGCCACGGCCATGAGGGCCATGAACTGGGCCTGCATGTCGGTGGGGAAGCCCGGATAGGGCATCGTCCTCAGGTCCCGCGAGCGAAGACGAGAGGGACAGGAGACCCGAAGCCCCCCGTCCACCTCGGCTATCTCCACCCCGGTTTCCCTGAGCTTCAGGACGACGGCGTCCAGGTGGGAGGGCTCCACGCCCTTCAAGAGGACGTCTCCGCCCGTTATGGCGGCCGCCGTCATGAAGGTGCCACACTCGATGCGGTCGGCGATGACCTCGTCATCGAAGGGCCGGACCTCGTCCACCCCCTCGACCTCGATGACGCTCTCCCCCGCGCCTTTTACCCGGGCGCCCATGGCCGCCAGGGTCCGGCCCAGGTTGGCCACCTCGGGCTCCCGGGCGGCGTTCTCGATGATGGTGGTCCCCTTCGCCAGGGCCGCGGCCATGAGCAGGTTCTCCGTGCCCGTCACCGTGGGAACGTCAAGGTAGATGCGGGCGCCCCGGAGCCGCTTGGCCGAAGCCACCACGTACCCGGCCTCCAGCGCAACCCTGGCCCCCATCATCCGAAGCCCCATGATGTGCAGGTTGATGGGCCGAGCCCCTATGGCGCATCCCCCGGGCAGGGAGACCCTGGCCCTGCCGTATCTGGCCAGGAGGGGCCCCAGCACGAGGACCGAGGCGCGCATGGTCTTGACCAGGTCATAGGGCGCCTCGAAAGCGCTGACGCTCCCGGTGTCAAGGAGCATCTCCGCCCCCCTCTGCTCCACGCGGGCCCCGAGCTTCCGCAGAAGCGCCCCCGTGGTCCTGACGTCCATGAGCGCCGGCACCCGCCCGAGGCGGTTCACCCCGGGGGCCAGAAGGGAGGCGGCCATGAGGGGCAGGGCGGCGTTCTTCGCCCCGCTTATCTCGACCTCGCCCCTGAGGGGCCTGCCGCCCTCGACCCTGAGCTTATCCATCCGGGAATGCCAACCAGTTCCTCTCAGACATCATCGAAGCCCGAAGCGATGCTATCTCAAGGCCGGGGGCCAGCGTCGTCGTGTCAGCCTTTTCATGCACGGAGTAATAATACCACGCAGGGGAGTAAGGAGGGGATATCCCGGTGCGCCTCAGTCCCCGCCGCCCGTGCAGCCCTCGCCGCCCTTCCACTCCTCGTAGCCCCGCATGTAGTCGCTTGCCACGCGCTCGGGGTCCAGGGCCAGGCACCGGGCCAGGGACTTGACGTACCCCCTCAGGTAGACCGCCTCGGGAAGGGTTTCGTACCGGTTGCGCTCGATGTTCTTCAGATGGAACAGGCGGACCTTGGTCAGGGACTCTATGGTGCCCAGGTGCATGCCCAGGGCCTCGCGCACGCGCCTCAAGGCCTCGCCGTCGAAGCGCTCCACCGAGGCGACCAGCTCCTGCACCTTCCCGTCCATTTCAGCCGGAGGCGCTTCCCTCCCGGCGGCCCTCACGCGGGGCGCCCCCGAGAGGGCCGCATAGGCCGTCTCTATCTCCTCCAGAACCTTCCGCCGGTGCTCCTCCGGCACCTCGTCGGCCAGGGGGGCAGTGATGTAGGTGCCGTCCGTGTACAGGGACTTCAGATGAAGGTACGCCTCCCGTATGTCGGCCTGGGAGGCGTTGGGGGCAAGCTCCAGGACGTCGTAAAACCTTTCCCTCTCGGAGTCTTCCACGTCTAGACCTTTGCGAGTTCGACGTGACGCTCCCGAAGCAGGTTGCCGGCGAGATGCTCGATCTGCTTGGCGCAGTTCGAGCGGGGATAGGCCCGCATGAAGGGCACCCCGTTGTTGACGGAGCGCCACACGCCGTCCTCGTGCTCCACGTAGCCCACGAACTGGCAGGCGAGCCCCAGGTACTTCTTCAGGACGCTGCGCACCGAGGGCCCCACGTCCCTCTCCCGGTGCGTACGCACTTGGTTGAGGACGACGTTTATGGAGAAGTTCTCTATCTCGTCGCAAAAACCCAGGGGCAACTGCGGAGCCAGCGTCCGCACGTGCTCCATGAGCTGCCCCAGGGTGCTTATGTTGTGCTCGCTGCGGCTCGCCCATATCTCCCGCATCTGCTCCCTGAGCCCGTACTCCTTGAAGACGGACTTCATCTTCCGGAAATAGACGCTCTTGACGAACTGGTACATGTTCTCGATGGAGGTCACCTCCGGGACCACCACCACGACCATCCGGTGCGCCAGGAGAAAGGTGTCCAGGGTGTTCAGGTGGGTGCCGCTGCCCAGGTCTATGAGCACGTAATCCGCATCCAGCGCGTGGATGTGGCGGAAGAAGCGCTGCTTCTGCGAAAAGGTGACGCTGTTGGAGTCCACGGAGTGCAGGTCGCCGGTGATGAGCCCCATCGAGCCCAGGCCGCAGTCCACCACCAGGTCAGAAAGGGGCACCTTCGCCTCGAAGAAATCGGTGAGGCTGAGACGGGGCCGCTTCAGGCCCAGGAACGAATGCAGGTTGGCCCCCCCGAGGTCCGCGTCCACCAGGATGACGCGCTTTCCCTGCCCGGCCAGCACGGAGCCCATGGTGCTCGTCATGAAGCTCTTTCCGGTGCCGCCCTTGCCGCCGCCTATGGCCCAGATTTCACATCCCATGCCTTCCCCCGGTTATTTTACATCAAGAAGGTGCATACGCATCAAGCTTCACAGCGCCAGACCCTCGAAATCGCCGAAAAGAAAATAGACCTCCTCGAAAGGAGCCCTCAGTCTGAGCACGTAGGTAAGGATGGAATCGGGGTCCCCCGCCCGGAGGGCCGTGCCGCATGAGGCGAGGGCCCGCCGCACCCGCTGCATCCTCTCGGCCAGAAGCCCGGCCTTCTCCTCCGAAAAACCGTAAACCTCGGGGGTGAACTCCGCTCCCTCCGCCTGCTGCCAGTGCGCCTCCGCCTCCCCAAGAAGCTCGGCGAGCCTCCGGACGTCGCCCTCGGTAAGGTCCGCGGGGGCCTTCCCCCGCACCACGCCCATCATGGACTGGAGCACCTTGTGGAAGGCCACCAGACGGTCGGGGAAATACTGGACGCCCGCCCGCCGCCTCCCCTCATAGAGCGTCCCGCGCACCGCCTCCAGGGCCTGGTGGGCCAGCAGGGGCTCGTGCCTGTCGATGCGGGCGTCGGCCTGGAAAACCATGTCCCTGGCGCTCATCAGGGCCTCCTCCCAGGGGCCTCCCCGGGCCTCGTGCTCAAACAGTGGCCAATCAACCTTGAGGGTCTTGACGGCCATCACGGTCCGTTCGGTGAGCTGCCCCTCGGAGGTGAGGGCCAGGGCGGGAATGAGCACGCGGTCCACGCGGGCCATCTCCCTGAGGGCGTCCTGTTCCCGGCAGGCCACCAGGGCGAGAAGGACAAACAGCAAAGAAACATGCGCGAAGACGAATTTCACGTTCCCCCGTACGTGATTGCGAACCTCCCTACTATAACACTGAAGCGGGCTCTTTTGACAGAAAATTTGACAGAAAAAAAGAAAGCGGCCTCCTCCCGGGAAGGCCGCTTTCTGGCGTGTGAGATGCCCGCCCTCAGAGGAGCGGCACGATGAGCAGGGCGACGATGTTTATCACCTTGATCATGGGGTTGATGGCCGGCCCCGCGGTGTCCTTGTACGGGTCGCCCACGGTGTCGCCGGTGACGGCCGCCTTGTGGGCGTCGGAGCCCTTGCCGCCGAAGACGCCGTCCTCGATGTACTTCTTGGCGTTGTCCCAGGCGCCGCCGCCCGAGGTCATGGCGATGGCCTGGAACAGCCCCGTGACGATGCTGCCGATAAGCACGCCGCCCAGGGCCTCCCGCCCGATGAGCATGCCCACCAGGACAGGCACCACGACCGGCAGCAGGGCGGGAACGATCATCTGGCTGATGGCGCTCTTGGTGACGATATCCACGCACTTGCCGTACTCGGGACGGCCGGTGCCCTCCATGATGCCCTTGATCTCACGGAACTGGCGCCGCACCTCCTCCACGACGCCACCGGCGGCCTTCCCCACGGCCTCCATGAGAAGGGAGCCGAAATAATAGGGCAGGAGCCCGCCGATGAACAGGCCCGAGAGCACCTTGGGGTCCGAGAGGCGGAAGACAAGCTCCTCGCCCCCGAAGCTCCGGGAGTACTCGGCAAACAGCACCAGGGCGGCCAGGGCGGCCGAGCCGATGGC of Nitrospirota bacterium contains these proteins:
- the uvrC gene encoding excinuclease ABC subunit UvrC — its product is MPRTAPKEQTRLDPRRKLPTVPRKPGVYIMKGPREKVLYVGKAKDLRARLKSYFQKSADLDNRKRAMMGQVQDISWLVTDGELEALALEANLIKQMRPRFNVILRDDKNYPYIKITVNEEWPRLEVVRRVSRDGALYFGPYVPAGGMWEALGVIRRNFGVRPCRYRLEKPMRPCIQHQMGKCPAPCAGKISHEDYRKLVDEVILFLKGRNRELLEALEARMRQLSGELRFEEAARLRDRVHALRRAWETQKVISPELGDLDVVGYVREGDGAQVQVFFVRNGIMVGAKDFLLKDVAGMAGGELLHNFLLNFYAAKEVLPPAELVLAELPEDTEALSAWLKERRGGKVALSVPRRGKKRALLRLAEKNARHAARSRRGPESTLQELARRLGLSAPPRSIGAFDVSNLSGTEAVGAFVYWEDGSFWKDRYRHLRIHGVQGVDDYAMIEETVRRVLDDMEPPPDLVVIDGGRAHLEAASRAAEVLPALPVLVAVAKKPDRAFPSSPGPPLDLEDRSPSSLLLVKIRDEVHRFAISFHKKLRGRRALASPLETVPGIGKKRRLELLKHFGNMEAMRKASLEELARVPGMNRRAAAALKKALAGEEEGE
- the murA gene encoding UDP-N-acetylglucosamine 1-carboxyvinyltransferase, with the translated sequence MDKLRVEGGRPLRGEVEISGAKNAALPLMAASLLAPGVNRLGRVPALMDVRTTGALLRKLGARVEQRGAEMLLDTGSVSAFEAPYDLVKTMRASVLVLGPLLARYGRARVSLPGGCAIGARPINLHIMGLRMMGARVALEAGYVVASAKRLRGARIYLDVPTVTGTENLLMAAALAKGTTIIENAAREPEVANLGRTLAAMGARVKGAGESVIEVEGVDEVRPFDDEVIADRIECGTFMTAAAITGGDVLLKGVEPSHLDAVVLKLRETGVEIAEVDGGLRVSCPSRLRSRDLRTMPYPGFPTDMQAQFMALMAVAQGTSVIHERIFENRFMHVAELRRLGADIIEEAGAATVRGVRALRGADVMATDLRASASLVVAALAAEGATTIHRIYHLDRGYERIEEKLRRLGASVERLKE
- a CDS encoding helix-turn-helix domain-containing protein; amino-acid sequence: MEDSERERFYDVLELAPNASQADIREAYLHLKSLYTDGTYITAPLADEVPEEHRRKVLEEIETAYAALSGAPRVRAAGREAPPAEMDGKVQELVASVERFDGEALRRVREALGMHLGTIESLTKVRLFHLKNIERNRYETLPEAVYLRGYVKSLARCLALDPERVASDYMRGYEEWKGGEGCTGGGD
- a CDS encoding P-loop NTPase; protein product: MGCEIWAIGGGKGGTGKSFMTSTMGSVLAGQGKRVILVDADLGGANLHSFLGLKRPRLSLTDFFEAKVPLSDLVVDCGLGSMGLITGDLHSVDSNSVTFSQKQRFFRHIHALDADYVLIDLGSGTHLNTLDTFLLAHRMVVVVVPEVTSIENMYQFVKSVYFRKMKSVFKEYGLREQMREIWASRSEHNISTLGQLMEHVRTLAPQLPLGFCDEIENFSINVVLNQVRTHRERDVGPSVRSVLKKYLGLACQFVGYVEHEDGVWRSVNNGVPFMRAYPRSNCAKQIEHLAGNLLRERHVELAKV